One segment of Toxotes jaculatrix isolate fToxJac2 chromosome 8, fToxJac2.pri, whole genome shotgun sequence DNA contains the following:
- the lin37 gene encoding protein lin-37 homolog isoform X2, with product MHHVKIKTERPDLEGTGARSRLDAVLKGLVEKSENEREQNEGDTGKISADSLNKDLSPSSAGKRPSTRFPQHRRKKRKEMDEGIPESNQHKQNAYIIKLFDRSVDLAQFNTSTPLYPICRAWMRNNPSVREPAASPSPPHTMVEEEVTDMINGKGQNVYRLPPPTSCPVNASGEPINLRIPHTEKPDATKLTDSVPVSGSPICDHMERWKKIRQKWKECSNKNQLRYSESIRILKEMKELYDR from the exons ATGCACCACGTCAAGATCAAAACTGAAAGGCCAG ACTTAGAGGGGACTGGTGCACGCAGCAGATTGGATGCCGTTTTAAAAGGACTGgttgaaaagagtgaaaatgaaag GGAGCAAAATGAAGGTGACACTGGAAAAATCTCAGCGGACTCCTTGAACAA GGATTTGTCTCCATCATCTGCTGGAAAAAG acCTTCAACTCGATTTCCACAGCACCGGAGGAAGAAGCGAAAAGAGATGGATGAGGGCATACCAGAGAGCAATCAGCATAAACAAA ATGCTTACATTATTAAGTTGTTTGATCGCAGTGTGGATCTGGCTCAGTTTAACACCAGCACCCCACTGTATCCTATCTGCCGTGCGTGGATGAGAAACAATCCTTCTGTCCGAGAGCCAGCTGCTTCCCCAAGTCCCCCCCACACCATGGTAGAGGAAGAG GTCACAGACATGATCAATGGTAAAGGTCAGAATGTGTACAGGCTCCCTCCTCCAACCTCCTGTCCAGTCAACGCCTCTGGTGAACCCATCAATCTCAGGATACCACACACCGAAAAACCCGATGCCACCAAG TTAACAGATTCAGTTCCTGTATCAGGTTCCCCTATATGTGACCACATGGAACGTTGGAAAAAGATAAGGCAGAA gtggAAGGAGTGCTCTAACAAGAACCAATTAAGATACAGCGAGAGTATCAGGATCCTAAAGGAGATGAAGGAGCTCTATGATCGTTAA
- the lin37 gene encoding protein lin-37 homolog isoform X1, whose protein sequence is MHHVKIKTERPDLEGTGARSRLDAVLKGLVEKSENEREQNEGDTGKISADSLNKDLSPSSAGKRQVPSTRFPQHRRKKRKEMDEGIPESNQHKQNAYIIKLFDRSVDLAQFNTSTPLYPICRAWMRNNPSVREPAASPSPPHTMVEEEVTDMINGKGQNVYRLPPPTSCPVNASGEPINLRIPHTEKPDATKLTDSVPVSGSPICDHMERWKKIRQKWKECSNKNQLRYSESIRILKEMKELYDR, encoded by the exons ATGCACCACGTCAAGATCAAAACTGAAAGGCCAG ACTTAGAGGGGACTGGTGCACGCAGCAGATTGGATGCCGTTTTAAAAGGACTGgttgaaaagagtgaaaatgaaag GGAGCAAAATGAAGGTGACACTGGAAAAATCTCAGCGGACTCCTTGAACAA GGATTTGTCTCCATCATCTGCTGGAAAAAGGCAAGT acCTTCAACTCGATTTCCACAGCACCGGAGGAAGAAGCGAAAAGAGATGGATGAGGGCATACCAGAGAGCAATCAGCATAAACAAA ATGCTTACATTATTAAGTTGTTTGATCGCAGTGTGGATCTGGCTCAGTTTAACACCAGCACCCCACTGTATCCTATCTGCCGTGCGTGGATGAGAAACAATCCTTCTGTCCGAGAGCCAGCTGCTTCCCCAAGTCCCCCCCACACCATGGTAGAGGAAGAG GTCACAGACATGATCAATGGTAAAGGTCAGAATGTGTACAGGCTCCCTCCTCCAACCTCCTGTCCAGTCAACGCCTCTGGTGAACCCATCAATCTCAGGATACCACACACCGAAAAACCCGATGCCACCAAG TTAACAGATTCAGTTCCTGTATCAGGTTCCCCTATATGTGACCACATGGAACGTTGGAAAAAGATAAGGCAGAA gtggAAGGAGTGCTCTAACAAGAACCAATTAAGATACAGCGAGAGTATCAGGATCCTAAAGGAGATGAAGGAGCTCTATGATCGTTAA
- the LOC121185603 gene encoding chemokine-like receptor 1, producing MANAMGIFTAVIYSAIFLFGTLGNGLVIYVTGCRMKRTVNSVWFLNLALADFLFTAFLLFSIISITQDHKWQFGPFMCKLNTFVSVVSMFASIFFLTAISLDRCLSVCVVVWAHNKRTVCKTYLVTAVIWVAAVICSAPYATFRELMPLPNKTYCSYPRDAPIWPLDIFRFVMGFIIPFLVITVCYVAIGVRAKRLQRTRKRRSHRVILSVIFAFFICWLPFHVMILIQHNYGHHEKVRQNIVTVGPLTVCLAFLNSCLNPILYVFMCEEFQKKLKQSICFVLESALAEDHLSFMSSRSLSSHMSRVSRKSESSASPERKDTGTYLNFTESKVTCIEEGQILSTQ from the exons ATGGCAAATG CCATGGGTATATTCACTGCTGTCATCTACTCTGCCATATTCCTGTTTGGGACTTTGGGCAATGGTTTGGTTATCTACGTAACAGGCTGCAGAATGAAGAGAACTGTCAACTCTGTTTGGTTTCTCAACTTGGCCCTCGCTGACTTCCTCTTTACGGCCTTCCTGCTTTTCTCGATCATCAGTATCACTCAGGACCACAAGTGGCAATTTGGACCTTTCATGTGCAAGCTCAATACCTTTGTGAGCGTAGTGAGCATGTTTGCCAGCATCTTTTTTTTGACGGCCATTAGTCTGGATCGTTGCCTCTCCGTCTGCGTGGTCGTGTGGGCACACAACAAGCGCACCGTTTGTAAAACTTACTTGGTTACTGCTGTCATCTGGGTGGCCGCTGTGATCTGCAGCGCCCCGTATGCTACTTTTCGCGAGCTTATGCCACTTCCGAATAAGACTTACTGTTCTTATCCACGTGACGCACCGATTTGGCCTCTGGACATTTTTCGCTTTGTAATGGGCTTTATCATCCCATTCTTGGTAATAACTGTCTGTTATGTGGCCATAGGTGTTCGTGCAAAGCGCCTGCAGAGGACAAGGAAACGCAGATCTCACCGAGTTATTCTCTCGGTCATTTTTGCATTCTTCATCTGCTGGTTGCCGTTTCATGTTATGATATTGATACAGCATAACTATGGACACCATGAAAAAGTCAGACAGAATATTGTGACTGTAGGtcctctgactgtgtgtctggCTTTCCTGAACAGCTGCCTCAACCCCATTCTCTATGTTTTCATGTGCGAGGAATTCCAGAAGAAGCTCAAGCAGTCCATATGCTTTGTCCTCGAGAGTGCCCTAGCAGAGGACCACTTGTCGTTTATGTCCTCTCGCTCCCTGTCCTCGCACATGTCGCGGGTTTCCCGAAAGTCTGAGTCTTCTGCATCTCCAGAGAGGAAAGACACAGGCACTTACTTAAACTTCACAGAAAGCAAAGTGACCTGCATTGAGGAGGGACAGATACTGAGCACCCAATAA
- the LOC121185609 gene encoding chymotrypsin-like protease CTRL-1 encodes MFLLISCFALVASALGCGVPAIKPQVSGYNKIVNGETAVSGSWPWQVSLQDGSGFHFCGGSLINQYWVVTAAHCRVSPRNHRVILGEHDRQYNSEPIQVKSIARAITHPYYNSQNFNNDITLLRLSSPVQMTSRVSPVCLASSSTSIPSGTKCVTTGWGRTGQTSSPRFLQQTALPLLSPAQCKQYWGYNRITDAMICAGASGVSSCQGDSGGPLVCENSGVWSLVGIVSWGTTNCNVRAPAVYARVSYLRSWIDQTVASN; translated from the exons ATGTTCTTGCTCATCAGTTGTTTTGCCCTTGTGGCTTCTGCACTGG GGTGTGGAGTGCCTGCTATCAAGCCCCAAGTGAGTGGATACAACAAGATTGTAAATGGGGAGACTGCCGTGTCTGGATCCTGGCCCTGGCAGGTTTCACTTCAG GACGGTTCAGGATTCCACTTCTGTGGGGGATCCCTGATCAACCAGTACTGGGTCGTCACAGCTGCTCACTGCCGTGTGTC TCCTAGAAACCACCGTGTTATCTTGGGAGAACATGACCGTCAGTACAACAGTGAGCCAATTCAGGTCAAGTCCATTGCCAGG GCCATCACTCACCCCTACTACAATTCCCAGAACTTCAACAATGACATCACCCTTCTGAGACTGTCCTCCCCAGTGCAGATGACATCCCGTGTGTCCCCTGTGTGCCTGGCCTCCTCCAGCACCAGCATCCCCTCTGGAACCAAATGTGTCACCACTGGGTGGGGCAGGACAGGCCAAACCT caAGCCCCCGCTTCCTCCAGCAGACTGCCCTGCCTCTGCTCAGCCCTGCTCAGTGCAAGCAGTACTGGGGTTATAACAGAATCACTGATGCCATGATCTGTGCTGGTGCTTCTGGAGTGTCCTCCTGTCAG GGTGACTCTGGTGGCCCTCTGGTCTGTGAAAACAGTGGAGTGTGGTCCCTTGTGGGTATTGTGTCATGGGGTACCACTAACTGCAACGTGCGCGCCCCTGCCGTGTACGCCCGTGTGTCCTATCTGCGCAGCTGGATCGACCAGACTGTTGCTTCCAACTAA
- the si:dkey-238d18.4 gene encoding TBC1 domain family member 15: protein MDDLNQGSPLQATGDETSSSDSHGPHVPSQRRVAAVSSPALSAARLTLPGIMDAEGRVDESRLRMHIFKNGGVSPSERGLVWRFLFGMYPCTSTALERSLLQEQLVVRYAVMKRKWQQFLPSAVQMHLNGTDAELVVAVRYFDQRQAQVQQQTQHQSEEVRDRLAFLELQAQILFERVTFDQEELQEAVRIIDKDVPRTNRDLSYYQGEGSGNLLVLRDILITYAAFHPEVSYAQGMNDLCSRFLEVLDSEVDTFWSFSRYMEKFSKDFRADGLCRKIELEAALLKELDPQLYAHLVTDSMESFTFCHRWLLLGFQREFEHSDALRLFEILSCDHLELISQQVDRARYQERLARKYSTEDNSESELQTINTDFTFELFICAAILLENRESLLRCRDDVQLIQFTSSLQGKLDLNSTLKNAEHHFYNYCKRCAWDYMNGRCRAHKSKEEDFLYQLRSLFVLK, encoded by the exons ATGGACGACTTGAATCAGGGGAGTCCACTGCAGGCAACGGGAGATGAGACGAGCTCATCGGACAGTCATGGACCACACGTCCCCTCCCAGAGGAGGGTAGCAGCGGTCagctctcctgctctgtccgCCGCACGACTCACCTTACCGGGGATTATGGACGCTGAGGGCAGGGTCGACGAGTCAAGACTGAGGATGCACATATTCAAAAACG GTGGGGTGTCTCCCTCTGAGCGTGGCCTTGTGTGGCGTTTCCTGTTTGGGATGTACCCGTGCACCTCCACGGCTCTAGAGCGCTCTCTGCTGCAGGAGCAGTTGGTCGTACGTTACGCGGTCATGAAGAGGAAGTGGCAGCAGTTCCTACCTTCAGCTGTGCAGATGCACCTCAATGGCACTGATG CTGAGTTGGTGGTTGCTGTCAGGTACTTTGACCAGAGGCAGGCACAAGTCCAGCAACAGACCCAGCACCAGTCTGAGGAGGTTAGAGACAGACTGGCCTTCTTGGAGCTTCAAGCACAG ATATTATTTGAGCGAGTCACATTTGACCAGGAAGAGCTTCAGGAAGCCGTACGAATCATTGACAAAGACGTACCAAGAACTAACAGAGACCTGAGCTATTACCA GGGTGAAGGTTCAGGTAACCTGTTGGTGTTGAGAGATATCCTCATCACTTATGCTGCTTTTCATCCAg AGGTCAGTTATGCCCAGGGAATGAATGACCTGTGCAGCCGGTTCCTGGAGGTTCTCGACTCTGAGGTCGACACTTTCTGGAGTTTCTCTCGCTACATGGAGAAATTCTCCAAGGACTTCAGGGCTGATGGCCTGTGCAGAAAAATAG AGTTGGAAGCAGCCCTACTGAAGGAACTGGACCCACAGCTCTATGCTCACTTAGTCACAGACAGCATGGAGAGCTTCACCTTCTGCCATAG GTGGCTGCTGCTAGGTTTCCAGAGGGAGTTCGAACACAGTGACGCACTACGTTTGTTCGAGATCCTGAGCTGTGACCACCTGGAGCTTATCTCCCAACAAGTAGACCGAGCCAGGTATCAGGAAAGACTGGCACGAAAATACAGCACAG AGGACAATTCAGAGTCAGAGCTGCAGACCATCAATACTGACTTCACCTTTGAGCTCTTTATCTGTGCAGCCATCCTGTTAGAGAACAGAGAGTCTCTGCTGCGGTGTCGAGACGATGTACAGCTCATCCAGTTTACTAGCAG CCTTCAGGGAAAACTGGACCTGAATAGCACGCTGAAGAATGCAGAGCACCATTTCTACAACTACTGCAAACGCTGTGCTTGGGACTATATGAACGGCCGCTGTAGAGCACACAAAAGCAAAGAAGAGGACTTTCTCTATCAGCTCcgcagtttatttgttttaaagtga
- the LOC121185608 gene encoding sialic acid-binding Ig-like lectin 12: protein MKLLGLIPLCLTLILASPGQLWKINVPRHINATLGSNVTILCNFSYPEMYHTDKLQVYWKRRVKSSFNTYDNDQYQYVFHTNDTYVFEWYRGKTMLIGNKAEGNCSLRILNITHSDMGLYVRLIEKEQKFSFYDKSVCIDVSGTSDIVNITSGPILNPTDASVERTQDTQIYVSICVPLSALLIIFLIIGISCGIKHKRKQSFRNEESGYYANFSSASSNQTQRIQASACGKNHENKKLPELKVIDEPVYINTEAITDQMGQSMDRMDNVYANVDFSK, encoded by the exons ATGAAGCTTCTGGGTCTGATTCCTCTTTGTCTCACACTGATCCTGGCCTCTCCTG GTCAGCTGTGGAAGATTAATGTCCCTCGCCACATTAATGCAACATTGGGCTCCAACGTGACCATATTATGCAACTTTTCCTATCCAGAAATGTACCACACTGATAAGCTTCAAGTTTACTGGAAAAGGCGTGTGAAAAGTAGCTTCAACACTTATGACAATGACCAATATCAATATGTTTTTCACACTAATGACACATATGTGTTCGAGTGGTACAGAGGAAAGACCATGCTCATCGGAAATAAAGCGGAGGGTAACTGCTCCCTCAGGATCCTAAACATCACGCATAGCGATATGGGACTCTATGTGAGACTTATTGAAAAGGAACAAAAGTTCAGTTTCTATGACAAGTCTGTCTGCATTGATGTGTCTGGTACATCTG ATATTGTGAATATCACGAGTGGGCCAATTCTCAACCCTACAGACGCAAGCG TGGAGAGGACCCAGGACACTCAAAtatatgtgtccatctgtgttCCACTTTCTGCACTTCTGATCATTTTTCTTATCATTGGAATTTCCTGTGGCATTAAGCACAAAAG gaaaCAGTCTTTCAGAAACGAGGAATCTGGATATTATGCAAACTTTAGCAGCGCATCATCAAATCAGACCCAAAG AATCCAAGCAAGTGCATGTGGcaaaaatcatgaaaataagAAACTTCCTGAGCTGAAGGTTATTGACGAACCTGTCTACATCAACACTGAG GCCATTACAGATCAGATGGGTCAAAGTATGGATCGCATGGACAATGTATATGCAAATGTGGATTTTTCAAAATAG